From Roseburia hominis, the proteins below share one genomic window:
- a CDS encoding IS110 family transposase, producing MDSQQFEVIRPKCAGLDVHKKSVVSAVCTSDPVTLTASYKTKVFNTTNSDIAALRDWLLALDCRDVCMESTGKYWIPIFNILEPHMHVVLTHPKYVKAIKGKKTDKRDAKWIANLFRFDIVKASFIPPADIRALRELSRYRLKLSYMRTAEKNRYQNSMTISRIRIDCVLTDPFGLSATRIMDYLLSDEPFDEAKCRSLIDRRVKASPDEVMDAVHGYHILEEQKFKMTHAKAHMDFINKSIDEIEAELFLRSRQYDAHIKRIATVTGITELSALFILSEIGADMSVFESDRHLCSWAGLTPANNESANKKKSTKCSKAGQYLKPLLIQCALAAVKSKKEPYFAIKYQRIAKRRGKKKAIIAIARMMLTSIYHMLSDSEDFHPDDYEATVNPPKQKPVILTLDNTLQFLREQGADPETLKLIQQQCAAQTG from the coding sequence ATGGACTCACAACAGTTTGAGGTGATCCGCCCCAAATGTGCCGGCCTTGACGTACATAAAAAATCGGTTGTTTCCGCTGTCTGTACCTCCGACCCTGTCACTTTGACGGCCTCTTACAAGACTAAAGTCTTTAACACCACCAATTCAGATATCGCCGCCCTGCGCGACTGGCTTCTCGCACTGGACTGCCGCGATGTCTGTATGGAATCCACTGGTAAATACTGGATTCCCATTTTTAATATCCTTGAACCGCACATGCATGTCGTCCTCACACATCCCAAATATGTGAAAGCCATCAAAGGCAAGAAGACAGACAAGCGTGATGCGAAATGGATCGCTAACCTGTTCCGATTTGATATTGTAAAAGCATCTTTTATCCCTCCTGCTGATATACGTGCCTTGCGGGAGCTTTCCCGCTACCGCCTGAAGCTTTCCTATATGCGTACTGCCGAGAAAAACCGCTATCAGAACAGCATGACGATCTCGCGGATACGCATTGACTGTGTACTCACCGACCCGTTTGGCCTGTCCGCCACGCGGATCATGGATTACCTGCTTTCTGACGAACCGTTCGATGAGGCAAAATGCCGTTCCCTGATTGACCGCCGGGTAAAGGCTTCCCCGGACGAAGTTATGGACGCCGTACACGGGTATCACATCCTGGAGGAGCAAAAATTTAAAATGACACACGCAAAGGCACACATGGATTTCATCAACAAATCCATAGATGAAATCGAAGCAGAACTCTTTCTGCGCAGCCGTCAGTATGATGCACATATCAAGCGGATTGCTACTGTTACGGGAATCACGGAACTTTCTGCCTTGTTCATCCTTTCAGAAATCGGTGCTGACATGTCTGTCTTTGAATCCGACAGGCATCTGTGTTCATGGGCTGGACTTACCCCTGCGAATAACGAGAGTGCCAACAAAAAGAAATCCACCAAATGTTCAAAAGCTGGACAATATCTGAAGCCTTTACTGATCCAGTGTGCCCTTGCCGCTGTCAAAAGCAAAAAAGAACCATACTTTGCAATCAAATATCAACGTATCGCCAAACGGCGCGGCAAGAAAAAAGCCATTATTGCCATTGCAAGGATGATGCTTACCAGCATTTACCACATGTTGTCAGACAGCGAAGATTTTCATCCGGATGACTACGAAGCCACAGTCAATCCGCCGAAGCAGAAACCGGTTATTCTTACTCTTGACAATACCCTTCAGTTCCTGAGAGAGCAAGGAGCTGATCCTGAAACCTTAAAACTCATACAGCAGCAATGTGCTGCGCAAACCGGATAA
- a CDS encoding PD-(D/E)XK nuclease family transposase yields the protein MTEVLRKYFPMIRTREAILKDIRAQKDLLQIFQEWTQEQQEEFLDFCSGSRGVKMLYDSFFKEILNPESVPERLEALISEVLGRKVKIIQVLPNDSTRLADESSLLVTDIVAELEEGSIINVEIQKIGYNFPGQRCACYSADLLLRQYKRVKGEKRKKFSYRDIQSVYTIILFEKSTREFHKYTKEYLHHFKQKSNTGLQLELLQEYYFIPLDIFQKCYHNKGIGNKLDAWLAFLCMDNPEIIVSIVEQYPEFRAMYGEVYEICRNVEEVMKMFSKELLELDRNTVQYMIDEMQDTIDRQKAELEKQKDDFAGEREELLRRIEELEKRASEK from the coding sequence ATGACAGAAGTTTTAAGAAAGTACTTTCCAATGATCCGAACGCGGGAAGCGATTTTGAAGGATATTAGGGCACAAAAGGATTTATTGCAGATTTTTCAGGAGTGGACGCAGGAACAGCAGGAAGAATTTCTCGATTTCTGTTCTGGCAGTAGAGGAGTCAAGATGCTTTATGATTCATTTTTTAAGGAAATTTTGAATCCTGAAAGTGTGCCGGAAAGGTTGGAAGCATTGATTTCGGAGGTACTTGGAAGAAAAGTAAAAATTATACAAGTTCTACCAAATGACTCAACGCGGCTGGCTGATGAAAGTTCTCTATTAGTAACTGATATTGTGGCAGAGTTGGAAGAGGGGAGCATCATTAATGTAGAGATTCAAAAGATAGGGTATAATTTCCCAGGACAGAGATGTGCTTGTTATTCAGCTGATTTGTTGCTTCGTCAGTATAAACGGGTGAAGGGTGAAAAGAGAAAGAAGTTTAGTTATCGCGATATTCAAAGTGTGTACACAATTATTTTGTTTGAAAAAAGTACGCGGGAATTTCACAAATATACGAAAGAGTATCTGCACCATTTTAAACAGAAGTCAAATACAGGCCTGCAATTGGAACTTTTGCAGGAATATTATTTCATACCGCTTGACATCTTTCAAAAATGTTATCACAATAAAGGTATAGGTAACAAATTAGATGCATGGCTGGCGTTTTTGTGCATGGATAATCCCGAAATAATCGTGAGTATCGTAGAGCAATATCCAGAGTTTCGGGCAATGTATGGAGAAGTGTACGAAATATGCCGGAATGTCGAAGAGGTGATGAAGATGTTCTCGAAAGAATTGTTGGAGCTTGATAGAAATACAGTGCAATATATGATTGATGAGATGCAGGATACGATTGATCGACAGAAAGCAGAATTGGAGAAGCAGAAAGATGACTTTGCTGGAGAAAGAGAGGAGCTTCTTAGACGTATCGAAGAACTGGAGAAAAGAGCTTCCGAAAAATAA
- a CDS encoding exonuclease SbcCD subunit D, with protein sequence MKFMHMADVHLGANPDAGRAYTEHRGAELWDSFERAIRICEKEQVDLLLIAGDLFHRQPLRRELKDVDYLFQSLSRTKVVFIVGNHDYLKINSYYWNFPWSPNVYSLLGSELEYVDFPELGTCVYGLSYEKREITANLYDEAFPEGRRPIEILLAHGGDEKHIPINRNKLMDLGYDYIALGHIHRPGELLKNRICYAGSLEPTDKNDTGPHGYIMGTIEKGQTKVRFVPFAKREYIHMTVDVDKNMAALEIKDRVVSLIQQRGTKNIYKITLSGFRDPELRLDTEAMDRYGNILEVVDHTTAAYNYERIQRQNEDNLLGKYIACLKDSPEGSIRRQALFEGVRALLETKRG encoded by the coding sequence ATGAAGTTCATGCACATGGCAGACGTCCATCTCGGGGCAAACCCAGACGCAGGAAGAGCATACACAGAGCACCGGGGCGCAGAACTCTGGGATAGTTTTGAACGGGCAATCCGCATCTGCGAAAAAGAGCAGGTCGACCTGCTGCTCATTGCCGGAGATCTGTTTCATCGTCAGCCGCTGCGCCGGGAGCTGAAGGACGTGGATTATTTGTTCCAGAGCCTGAGCAGGACGAAAGTAGTATTCATCGTGGGAAATCATGACTATCTGAAAATAAATTCTTATTATTGGAATTTCCCCTGGAGTCCGAATGTCTATTCGCTGCTTGGAAGTGAACTGGAGTATGTGGATTTTCCGGAGCTTGGGACCTGCGTATATGGACTCAGCTATGAGAAGAGGGAGATTACCGCAAATCTCTATGATGAGGCGTTCCCGGAAGGAAGGCGTCCAATAGAGATTTTGCTGGCACATGGCGGAGATGAGAAACATATTCCAATTAATAGAAATAAATTAATGGACTTAGGATATGATTATATTGCTCTGGGCCATATTCATCGGCCCGGCGAACTATTGAAAAACCGGATTTGCTATGCGGGTTCTCTGGAACCTACTGATAAAAATGACACGGGTCCCCACGGTTATATTATGGGAACAATCGAGAAGGGACAGACGAAAGTGCGCTTTGTACCTTTTGCAAAACGGGAATATATCCATATGACTGTGGATGTGGATAAAAATATGGCTGCGCTGGAGATAAAAGACAGGGTCGTGTCTCTGATTCAGCAGCGGGGGACCAAAAATATTTACAAAATCACGTTGAGCGGTTTCCGTGATCCGGAACTTCGGCTTGATACAGAGGCGATGGATCGTTATGGAAATATACTGGAGGTCGTCGACCACACGACTGCAGCCTATAACTATGAAAGAATTCAACGGCAAAATGAAGATAATCTGTTGGGAAAATACATTGCATGTCTGAAGGACAGTCCGGAGGGGAGTATCCGGCGTCAGGCATTGTTCGAGGGAGTGAGGGCGCTTCTGGAAACGAAAAGGGGTTAA
- the asnS gene encoding asparagine--tRNA ligase, translating to MDLTTIKQLYKNPAGYLDQEVTIGGWVRSIRDSKAFGFIVVNDGSYFEPLQVVYHDTMDNFADISKLNVGSAIIVRGTLVATPKAKQPFEIQAEKITVEGASTPDYPLQKKRHSFEYLRTISHLRPRTNTFQAVFRVRSLTAYAIHKFFQERDFVYVHTPLITGSDCEGAGEMFRVTTLDMENIPKNPDGTVDYSQDFFNKETSLTVSGQLNGETYAQAFRSIYTFGPTFRAENSNTTRHAAEFWMIEPEIAFADLDDDMDLAESMLKYVIRYVMEHAPEEMKFFNSFVDKGLIDRLNNVVNSDFARVTYTEAVEILEKNNDNFEYKVSWGTDLQTEHERYLTEQVYKRPVFVTDYPKEIKAFYMKMNDDNKTVAAVDCLVPGIGEIIGGSQREDDYDKLLARMKELGLKEEDYRFYLDLRKYGSTRHAGFGLGFERCIMYLTGMSNIRDVIPFPRTVNNCDI from the coding sequence ATGGATTTAACTACAATTAAGCAATTATACAAAAATCCGGCAGGCTATCTGGATCAGGAAGTTACCATCGGCGGCTGGGTGCGCAGTATTCGCGATTCGAAAGCGTTTGGATTCATTGTGGTAAATGATGGATCTTATTTTGAACCGCTGCAGGTCGTTTATCACGACACAATGGATAATTTTGCGGATATTTCCAAATTGAATGTAGGCTCTGCGATCATCGTGCGCGGAACTCTGGTTGCCACGCCTAAGGCAAAGCAGCCGTTTGAGATTCAGGCGGAGAAAATTACGGTGGAGGGGGCTTCCACCCCGGATTATCCACTGCAGAAGAAACGTCATAGTTTCGAATATCTGAGAACAATTTCGCATCTGCGTCCGCGTACCAATACTTTCCAGGCAGTTTTCCGCGTTCGTTCTCTGACGGCTTATGCGATTCATAAGTTCTTCCAGGAGAGGGATTTCGTATATGTACACACTCCGCTGATCACAGGAAGCGACTGTGAGGGTGCAGGAGAGATGTTCAGGGTCACCACACTTGACATGGAAAATATTCCGAAGAACCCGGACGGAACGGTCGATTATTCGCAGGATTTCTTTAACAAAGAGACAAGCCTGACGGTAAGCGGTCAGTTAAATGGTGAGACCTACGCACAGGCATTCCGCAGCATTTACACATTCGGACCTACCTTCCGTGCGGAGAATTCCAATACCACCCGCCATGCGGCCGAGTTCTGGATGATCGAGCCGGAGATCGCGTTTGCAGACCTGGACGATGATATGGACCTGGCTGAGAGTATGCTGAAATACGTGATCCGTTATGTGATGGAGCATGCACCGGAGGAGATGAAGTTCTTCAATTCCTTTGTGGACAAGGGGCTGATCGACAGACTAAACAATGTAGTGAATTCCGATTTCGCGAGAGTGACCTACACAGAAGCAGTTGAGATTCTGGAAAAGAATAACGACAATTTTGAATACAAGGTATCCTGGGGTACGGACCTGCAGACCGAGCATGAGCGGTACCTCACCGAGCAGGTATACAAACGTCCGGTATTTGTGACGGATTATCCGAAGGAGATCAAGGCGTTCTATATGAAGATGAACGATGACAATAAGACCGTGGCAGCGGTAGACTGTCTGGTGCCGGGAATCGGGGAGATCATCGGCGGAAGCCAGAGAGAGGACGATTATGACAAGCTGCTTGCGAGAATGAAGGAGCTGGGTCTTAAAGAAGAGGACTACCGGTTCTATCTGGACCTGAGAAAATATGGTTCCACCAGACACGCAGGCTTCGGACTGGGATTTGAGAGATGCATCATGTATCTGACCGGCATGTCCAATATCCGCGACGTTATTCCTTTCCCTAGAACAGTAAATAACTGTGATATTTAG
- a CDS encoding ATP-binding protein, with amino-acid sequence MNNHYRKLKLSILLQTVFVTALTVLVGGFILEYLIDGVYNDSFANIFVQFLTSLHVSEKRAVELYWMLIGHNKEFFMILGFLALFALFFYVALTKMTKYLRQVEVGIENILSDSTEPIHLITELAPLEERLNEIKNTLKRQEQEALENEQKKNDLVLFLAHDLKTPLTSVVAYLSMLDSYPDMPKEERARYTHISLEKATRLGELIQEFFEITRFNLQDITLEKTELNLTMMLEQIADELYGVLQEKHLTCQVDAAENLVVKGDPDKLARVFDNILRNAIVYCKSDSELTITAVGLKEGVEIIFENEGHTISPENLERIFDKFYRADAARQSRTGGAGLGLAIAKEIVELHGGKIGAESEEGKTRFIVNLPYEKGEKKDEVHAHGRRPSRGKPRRRKSIHRAPGRRTLG; translated from the coding sequence TTGAATAATCATTACCGCAAATTAAAGCTCAGCATTTTGCTCCAGACCGTGTTTGTCACGGCGCTCACCGTGTTGGTGGGCGGCTTCATACTGGAGTATTTGATCGACGGCGTTTACAATGACAGCTTTGCAAATATTTTTGTACAGTTCCTAACCAGCCTCCATGTGAGCGAAAAGCGTGCGGTGGAATTGTACTGGATGCTGATCGGACATAACAAAGAGTTTTTTATGATTCTTGGTTTCCTTGCGCTTTTCGCGCTTTTTTTCTATGTGGCGCTTACGAAAATGACGAAATACCTGCGGCAGGTAGAAGTGGGAATTGAGAATATTCTATCCGATTCCACGGAGCCGATTCACTTGATCACGGAGCTGGCGCCCTTGGAGGAACGTTTGAATGAGATTAAGAATACTCTGAAACGCCAGGAGCAGGAGGCATTGGAAAATGAACAGAAGAAGAACGATCTTGTCCTGTTCCTGGCACATGATCTGAAGACGCCATTGACCTCGGTGGTGGCTTATTTAAGTATGCTGGACAGCTATCCGGATATGCCAAAAGAAGAGCGGGCAAGATACACCCACATTTCTTTGGAAAAAGCGACCCGCCTGGGCGAGCTGATTCAGGAGTTTTTCGAGATCACCCGTTTTAACCTGCAGGATATCACCCTGGAAAAAACGGAGCTGAATCTGACGATGATGCTGGAACAGATTGCCGATGAGCTGTATGGAGTTCTGCAGGAAAAGCACCTTACCTGTCAGGTAGACGCCGCGGAGAATCTTGTAGTAAAAGGAGATCCGGATAAGCTGGCGAGAGTGTTTGATAATATCTTAAGAAATGCAATCGTTTACTGCAAAAGTGATTCGGAGCTTACAATCACGGCGGTAGGGCTGAAAGAAGGAGTAGAAATTATTTTTGAAAATGAGGGGCATACCATTTCACCTGAAAATCTGGAGCGGATTTTTGATAAATTCTATCGTGCCGACGCGGCGCGCCAGAGCCGGACAGGGGGTGCCGGACTGGGTCTTGCCATTGCGAAGGAGATTGTGGAGCTGCACGGAGGGAAGATCGGAGCAGAGAGCGAGGAGGGGAAGACCAGATTCATTGTGAATCTGCCGTATGAGAAAGGGGAGAAGAAAGATGAAGTTCATGCACATGGCAGACGTCCATCTCGGGGCAAACCCAGACGCAGGAAGAGCATACACAGAGCACCGGGGCGCAGAACTCTGGGATAG
- the vanR gene encoding VanR-ABDEGLN family response regulator transcription factor, producing the protein MNILIVDDEREIADVVELYLQNEYHVLKFYTGEEALACIENTKIDLAILDVMLPDIDGFTILKRIREKYTFPVIMLTAKTEYLDKITGLTMGADDYIPKPFNPLELVARVKAQMRRYTQYNDSASKKIGDVLDFGGLVMNRESHECTYNERPLTLTPTEFQILWILCENRGKVISSEQLFQQVWNEDYYKNSNNTVMVHIRHLREKMSRPGGKSDFIKTVWGVGYKVE; encoded by the coding sequence ATGAATATATTAATAGTGGACGACGAGAGAGAAATTGCAGATGTGGTAGAACTCTATCTGCAAAATGAATATCATGTTCTGAAATTCTATACAGGCGAGGAAGCCCTTGCCTGTATAGAAAATACAAAAATCGATTTGGCAATTCTGGACGTCATGCTTCCGGATATCGACGGATTTACCATTCTGAAAAGAATCAGGGAAAAATATACGTTTCCCGTTATTATGTTGACCGCAAAAACAGAATATCTGGACAAGATCACCGGACTGACGATGGGGGCGGACGATTACATACCCAAGCCGTTTAATCCGCTGGAACTTGTCGCCCGGGTAAAAGCGCAGATGCGCCGCTATACCCAGTACAACGACAGCGCCAGTAAAAAGATTGGTGACGTACTTGATTTTGGCGGACTGGTCATGAACCGGGAGTCCCATGAGTGCACCTACAATGAGAGGCCCCTCACGCTGACTCCGACGGAATTCCAGATTCTTTGGATCTTATGTGAGAACCGGGGAAAGGTCATCAGCTCAGAGCAGCTTTTCCAGCAGGTATGGAACGAGGACTATTATAAAAACAGTAACAATACCGTGATGGTGCATATCCGTCATCTGCGTGAAAAGATGTCGAGACCGGGCGGGAAATCGGATTTTATCAAAACAGTATGGGGAGTGGGATACAAGGTTGAATAA